GACATCATTATGGGCCAGTAGTATCCTGCTCGGATGATCTTTCTTGCTAAAGATCTTCCCCCGATGTGGTGACCACAACACCCTTCGTGGACTTCTCTTAGGacatagtccgtctggtcggggtgtaAGCATTTGAGTAGGGGTTGGTGAAGCCCTCGCTTGTACAATTGTCCTTGTATGATTGTATATTTGGGGGCTTCCCTTTTAATAGCCTGTGCTTCCTTCTCATCTAGGGGTGTTTCCGCATGCTCTAGATACTGGGAGATGGGGTCTATCCATGAGGGTGGATTTGGCACCTGGGTTGTGCACATGACGATTGCAGGTTCCGTTGCCAGCCCTTGGATTAGGGATCTGTTCCCCGTTCCGGGTTTGGTGCTCGCGAGCTTGGAAAGGAGGTCGGCTCGGGCGTTTCTTTCTCTTAGGATGTGCTGGATTGTGACTTTTTCGAAGCTTTTGCATAGCTCTTTTaccttttccaagtatttttgtaGCAGCGCGTCCCTGGCTTGGTAGCTGACATTTACTTGGGAGGTAACGACTTGGGAGTTGCTACTGATTTCCACTTTCGAAGCTCTGACTTCTTTGGCTAGTATCAATCCCCCTATCAGTGCTTCATACTCGGCCTGGTTATTGGAGACCGGAAACTCGAACTTGATGGATTGCTCGTAGGCTATTCCTGCAGAGTTTTCGAGGATGATCCCGGCGCCTCCGAACGTTTGGTTGGATGCTCCGTCAACGTGGAGTTTCCACCGTGTGTTCGGTGTGTCGGGAGTCTCCCCTGTGACTTCTACAAGGAAGTCTGCCATGGCTTGGGCTTTGATTGCCTGTCTTGGCTCGTATTGCAAATCATATTGGGATAGCTCTATTGCCCATGCCATCATTCTTCCTGCCAGGTCGAGTTTCTGGAGGACTTGTCGAATGGCTTGGTCGGTTCTCAAAATAATTGTATGCCCTTAGAAATATTGCTTTAGCCTTCTAGATGAGATCAGTAGAGCGTAGGCCAGTTTTTCCAACTTGGTGTACCTCATCTCTGCGCCCTGGAGTATTTTGCTGATAAAGTATATTGGGCGCTAAGCCTTGTCCTCTTCATGGATTAGGACTGCCACCATCGCTTGCGTAGTCACGGCCAAATAGAGATATAGTGGCTCCCCTTCTCTGGGCTTGCTGAGTACAGGAGGCTCCGAGAGTATCTTCTTAAAATGGCTGAATGCTTCTTCGTATGTCGGGGTCCATTCGAAAGTGATTCCTTTCTTCATTAGGTTGAAGAATGGGATTGCCCTTTCAGCCGAGGCTCCGAGAAACCGAGACAGAGCCGTGAGTTTTCTGGTGAGCCTTTGCACATCTTTAATGCACCCAGGGCTTGTCATCTTGAGGACGGCTTTGCACTTGTCCGGGTTGGCTTCTACCCCTCTTTGTGTTATCACGAACCCCAAAAATTTCCCTGCTTCTATGGCGAATGCGTATTTAAGTGGGTTAAGCCTCATGTTGAATTTCCTTAGTGCTTTGAAGACAGCCTAGAGGTCGTCTATTAACTTGTTCAGCTCTGTTGTTTTTACTAGGATGTCGTCGACATATACCTCTACCGTCTTGCTGATGAGGTCGTGAAAGACTTTGCTCATTAGCCTTTGGTAGGTGGCCCCTGCATTCTTCAGTACGAAgggcattaccttgtaacaatAGGTGCCCCCTGGTGTTATGAATGCCATTTTGTCCTCGTCGGGTCAGTGCATCGGGATCTGGTTATagccggaatatgcatccatgaagctgaggAAACGATATCCCGCCACCGAGTCAACCAAGGTGTCAATGTTGGGGAGGGAAAAGGAGTCTTTTGGGCACGTCTTGTTCAGGTCGGAGTAAtcgacacacatcctccatttttCACTGGCTTTTTTGACTAGGACGACATTGGACAGCCATGTCGAGTACTCGAGCTCTTTGATGAACCCTGCTTCTAGCAGTGCTGCTGTTTGCTTGGCGACTTCTTCGGCTCTTTCTTGCGACATCTTCCTTCGCCGTTGGGCTACCGGTTTGGCCTTGGGCTTTATGGCTAGCCGGTGGAACATGACCTCGGGATCGAAACCCGGCATGTCTAATGGAGTACATGTGAAGAGGTCGCCATTTGCTCTTACGATCTCTATGAAGGGGCCCTTGAGTTCATGGGGTAAGTTCCTGCTTATGAAAGTAAACTGATCTGCCGATTTTCCTATTTGGAACTTTTCCATGTCTCCTTCTGGTTCAGGTCTTGGCTTGTCCTCCATCCTGACGTCTAGATCTGCTAGGAATACGCCAGCTGCTTTCTTAGATTCTTTCCTTAAGGAGAGACTGGCGTTGTCGCAGGCGACTGCCGTCTCTAAGTCTCCCCTTATGGAACCAACTGTTCCCTTATACGTTATGAACTTCATTGTTAGGAACTTGGTGCATATTACAGTTGAGAATTCATTGATAGTTttccttcctaggatgatgttaTAAGCAGTGGAGTCTCTGAGGACTACGAAGTCTGCCATAACCGATTTCCTGGTGTCACCAGTTCCTAGGCTGATTGGGAGAGAGATCGTCCCGTCGGGTTTAATGTAATTGTCACCTAGTCTCATAACTCCGTGTTGGTGATTTTTGAGGTCGGATTCCTTAAGCCCCATGGCGTCGAACACGTTTCTAAATAAGATGTTAGAGTCGGCTCTCGTGTCGGTGAGGATACGGCTAACCAGTCCTGTTCTGACCATTGCTGTAACTACCATGGGGGTTTTCGGGGAGGTCATTGAACCATTTGTCTTCTGAGCTAAAGGATATTGTGGGGTGCCTTTTGCTGGTGGCGGGACCGTCTGCCGAGATGGAGAGCACGCGGGCATCCCTTTTTGCTGCCGACTTGGATCTGGGGGGGCTGTCGCGCCCGACCACGATGTTGACCACGAAAGTTGGGGGGTTGCCTGTATCCCCTGCGGGTTCTTGTCTTAGCTTAACAGTTCGGCTCCAGTTTTCCTCGGAGCGTTCTCTTTCCCGCCTTCTCGGTTCTTTGATGAGCCGGGAGAATTCGCTCAGCTTTCCTTCTCTAATGGCTTGTTCCAGGGTATCCTTGAGGTTGAAGCAGTCTTGGGTTTTGTGTCCAAACCCCTTGTGGTAATCACAGTAGAGGCTCTTGTTACCTTTCGTTCTCTCCTTCAACGGCCTAGGTCTGGATAGGATTCCCTTGTCTGTAATTTATTGGTAGACTTCTACTATAGGTGCCGCAAGTGGCGTATAGTTCGTGAACCTTCCTACCCGTGGGTGCTTGGGTGGCTTGTTTAAGGTGCCGTCCCTGGGGGCTTCTTTGTACTTGTCGATTTGAGGGGCTTGCCAGGTTGACGAGCTAGGGagctgccgtttattggcggctacgacctggctgacttcttcatCGTTGATGTATTCCTTGGCCACACTTTGGATTTTCTGCATGGTCCATACGGGCTTGGTTGTGAGGTGCCTCCTAAAGTCTTCGTTTAGCAGGCCATTTGTTAAGCATAGACTAGCGACTGGGTCTGTGAGGCCGTCGATCTCCAAGCACTCATCGTTGAACCTATCTAGGAATTTTCTAGTCGGCTCCCCGGGTTTTTGGGTAACCCCAGCAGATTGATTGGGTGTTTCACTTTGGCCATGCGCGTCGTGAACCGAGCTAGAAAGCTTCGAGCTATGTCTGCAAAAGTTGTGATCGACTCTTGTGGGAGGGTGTTGAACCATCGAATCACTGGACCAGCCAGTGTTACGGGGAATGCTCGGCATCTGACCGCGTCGCCTACCCCTTCCAAGTTCATCCTTGCTTCAAAAGCCGTGATATGCTCTTGGGGATCCTTGATcccatcgtacctcatgtccgtcggCTTGTCAAAGTTTCTCGGGAGCCGGACCTTGAGGATTGATGGGTGAAAGGGGTGGCTCCTAGGATAATGGGATCTTGTTGTCTCTGGGGTTTCCTTTTTGGGGATTCCCAGCAGCTTTCCGATTTGCCTTGGGTGGGTCTTGAAGTTGCTTGTGTGTGCACCTTTTCATGccttgtggtgcacgaaattgtgatcatcaatggcgccaacaacttggtacgcacaattgtaatctcaactctttatcacaacttcgcacaactaaccagcaagtgcactgggtcgtccaagtaataaaccttacgtgagtaagggtcgatcccacggagattttcggcctgaagcaagctatggtcaccttgtaaatctcagtcaggcagattcaaatgggtatggtgaattgataataaaaacataaataaaatataaaccgggatagagatacttatgtaattcattggtgagaatttcaaataagcgtatagagatgctttcgttcctcctgaacctctgctttcttgctgtcttcatccaatcattcctactcctttccatggcaagctgtatgttgggcatcaccgttgtcaatggctacatcccgtcctctctgtgaaaatggtccaatgcgctgtcactgcatggctaatcatctgtcggttctcgatcatactggaataggatttactatccttttgcgtctgtcactacgcccagcactcgcgagtttgaagctcgtcacagccatcccttcccagatcctactcggaataccacagacaaggtttagacttttcagatctcaggaatggctgtccatgggttctaacttataccacaaagattctaatatctcggactcggtcctctgtactAGATAtttaagagatattcattctagcttgtttgcatgtagaatggaagtgtttgtccggcacgtgttcataagtgagaatgatgatgagcgtcacataatcatcacattcatcatgttcttgggtgcgaatggatatcttagaataggaataagcttgaattgaatagaaaaacaatagtactttgcattaattcatgaggaacagcagagctccacaccttaatctatggtgtgtagaaactctaccgttgagaatacataagtgatgaaggtccaggcatggccgaatggccagcccccataaaggtctaagatagcataaaactgatcaaagatctgatccgaagatctcaatacaatagtaaaaagtcctatttatactaaactagttactagggtttacagaaatgagtaaatgatgcagaaatccacttctggagcccacttggtgtgtgcctgggctgagcattgagttttatacgtgtagaggcttctcttggagttgaacgccagtttgtaacctgtttctggcgtttaactccactttgcaacctgtttctggcgtttaactccataatgcagcatggaactagagttgaacgccagtttacgtcatctaaactcgagcaaagtataaactattatatattgctggaaagccctggatgtctactttccaacgcaattgagagcgtgccatttggaattttgtagctccagaaaatccactttgagtgaagggaggtcagaatccaacagcgtctgtagtccttcttcaacctctaaatctgatttttgctcaagtccctcaatttcagccagaaaatacctgaaatcatagaaaaatatacaaactcatagtaaagtctagaaatgtgaaatttaattaaaaactaataaaaatatactaaaaactaattaaattatactgaaaactgtgtaaaaacaatgccaaaaagcgtataaattatccgctcatcacaacaccaaacttaaactgttgcttgtccccaagcaactgaaaattaaataggataaaaagaagagaatatactataaattccaaaatatcaatgaaacttagctccaatcaaggttcttaagcacactctgtttttgctttagaccttgactttaaccgctcagtctcaagttttcacttgacaccttcacgccacaagcacatggttagggacagcttggtttagccgcttaggccatgattttattcctttaggccctcctatccactgatgctcaaatccttggatcctttttattacccttgccttttggttttaagggctattggcttttttctcttgccttttggtttaaagagcttttggctttttctgcttgctttttctttttctttctttatttttcgctatttttttctgcaagcttttgtattcactgctttttcttgcttcaagaattatttttatgatttttcagattatcaaataatatttctcctttttccttattcttcaagagctaacatatttaacatttataaacatcaacttcaaaagacatatgcactgttcaagcattcattcaaaaaacaaaaagtattgtcaccacatcaaaataattaaactagtttcaaggatgaattcgaaaccatgtacttcttgttcttttgtaattaaaacatttttcatttaagaaaggtgatggattcatattcataactttaaggcatagacacttagacactaatgatcatgtagtaaaggcaCATACATAAATaacacataaggctcaaaaaccaaaaaacagaaaataaatagacaaagagattaaggaatgagtccaccttagtgagggtggcatcttcctctccttgaagaaccaatggtgctcttgagctcctctatgtctcttccttgcctttgttgctcctccctcatggctatttgatcttctctaatctcatggaggatgatggagtgctcttggtgctccacccttagttgtcccatgttggaacttaattctcctaggaaagtgttgatttgctcccaataattctgtggaggaaagtgcatcccttgaggcatcttagggatttcatggtgaggaatttcctcatgctcatgttgaggtccatgatctcttatttgctccattcttttcttagtgatgggcttgtcctctttaatgaggatgtctccctctatgtcaattccagccaaattgcagaggtggcaaatgaggtgaggaaaggctaaccttgcccaagtggaggacttgtcagccaccttatagagttcttgaggtataatctcatgaacttccaccttttttccaatcatgatactatggatcatgatggcctggtctatagtaacttcagaccggttactagtaggaatgattaagcgttgaatgaactctagccatcccctagccactggttatcacttttttcttggccacaacttcatagaagttgtcttgatggacctttgagatgaatctctccatctcccatgactcagaggtggaagcaattgccttccttttcctctttctagaggtttctctggtgttaggtgccataaatggttatgaaaaaataaaaagctatgcttttaccacaccaaacttaaaatttttgcttgtccctgagaaaaagaagaaagaaagtagtagaagaagaagaaaatggaggagatgggggaagaagatgtattcggccaaggagaagaagaaagggttgtgttgtgtgaaaatgaagaaggagtgaggggtttatataggagtgagggggTGTGTAGGgtttggccattagggttgggtttggaagggaaattagtttgaattttgaaggtaggtagggtttatggggaagagagggtggatgtgagtggtgaagatgtGATGGGAAaaagtgattgaggtgattggtgaggggtatttggggaagagtgttataaaaaggtgtgaagaggagagaagaaaatgtgggggtcctg
The DNA window shown above is from Arachis ipaensis cultivar K30076 chromosome B08, Araip1.1, whole genome shotgun sequence and carries:
- the LOC107611295 gene encoding uncharacterized protein LOC107611295; its protein translation is MAWAIELSQYDLQYEPRQAIKAQAMADFLVEVTGETPDTPNTRWKLHVDGASNQTFGGAGIILENSAGIAYEQSIKFEFPVSNNQAEYEALIGGLILAKEVRASKVEISSNSQVVTSQVNVSYQARDALLQKYLEKVKELCKSFEKVTIQHILRERNARADLLSKLASTKPGTGNRSLIQGLATEPAIVMCTTQVPNPPSWIDPISQYLEHAETPLDEKEAQAIKREAPKYTIIQGQLYKRGLHQPLLKCLHPDQTDYVLREVHEGCCGHHIGGRSLARKIIRAGYYWPIMMSDAQEFVKRCKKCQENDNLHKAPPEELSLMMAPRPFAQWGVDLLGPFPPGSGQVKYLIVVIDYYTKWVEAEPLASISAANCQKFMWKQVVTRFGIPESVISDNGTQFTDKKFKGFLEGLRIKQRFSSVEHPQTNGQVEADNKVILKGLKKRLEEKKGSWADELASVLWSYRTTPQSSTGETPFRLTYGVDAVIPVEVGEPNPRLLLGGGSEVIEKDLADETTQMAHLAEVAIKQRIALRYNGKVLK